The sequence TACCTCCTCTCCCAGAGAAAGCAGCCCCATGGTCTCGGCCGAGCCCAACACTATCACCTCCTCCTCGCCCAGCGAGAACAGCCCCATGACCTCTGTCGAGTCCACCACgggcacctcctcctcgcccagcgagagcagccccaCGACCTCAGCTGAGACCACCACGAGCACCTCCTCATTGcccagcgagagcagccccaTGACCTCGGCCGAGACCACCACGGgtacctcctcctctcccagcgagagcagccccaCGACCTCAGGTGAACCCACCACTGGCACCTTCTCATCTTCCAGACAGAGCAGCCCTACAACTGTGGCCAAGCCCACAACGggaacctcctcctctcccagcgagAGCAGCCACTTGACTTTGTCTGAGTCCACCacgggcacctcctcctctcccagaaaAAGCAGCCCCACGGCCTCGGCCGAGCCCAACACTatcacctcttcctctcccagcGAGAACAGCCCCATGACCTCGGCTGAGACCACCATGGACACCTCCTCCTCAcccagcgagagcagccccaCGACCTCAGCTGAGACCACCACGGGCACCCCCTCCTCGCCCAGCGAGAGCAACCCCACGACCTCAGCTGAGACCACCACTGGCACCTTCTCATCTTCCAGAGAGAGCAGCCCCACAACTGTGGCCAAGCCCACAACGGGAACCTCCTCCTCACCCAGCGAGGCCAGCTCTGTGACTTCGGCCGTGTCCACCACGGGCACCTCCCCCTCGCCCAGCGAGAGTAGCCCCGTAAGTTCGGCCGCCTTCCCGactggcacctcctcctctcccagcgagagcagccccaCAACCTCAGCTGAAACCACCACTGGCACCTTCTCATCTTCCAGTGAGAGCAGCCCCACAACTGTGGCCGAGCCGACAACGggaacctcctcctctcccagcgacAGCAGCCACTTGACTTCATCTGAGTCCATCTTTGTCACCACCTCCTCTCCCAGAGAAAGCAGCCCCACGGCCTCGGCCAAGCCCAACACtatcacctcctcctctcccagcgaaAGCAGCCCCACTGCCTCGGCCGAGCCGAACACTTTCACCGCCTCCTCGcccagcgagagcagccccaCGACCTCGGCCGTGTCCACCACgggcacctcctcctcgcccACCGAGAGCAGCCCCATAACCTCGGCCGAGTCCACCACGGGTACCACCTCCTCTCCCCGCGAGAGCAGCCCCAGGACCTCAGCTGAGTCCACTACGGGCACCTTCTCCTCTCCCAGCAAGAGCAGCCCCACGACCTCGGCCGATACCACCACgggcacctcctcctcgcccAGCGAGAACAGCCCCGTGACCTCGGCCGAGTCCACCACGGGTACCTCCTCCTCGCTCAGCGAGAGTAGCCCCATGACCTCGGCCGAGTCCACCacgggcacctcctcctctctcagcGAGAGCAGCCCCACGACCTCAGGTGAACCCACCACTGTCACCTTCCCATCTTTCAGAGAGAGTAGCCCCACAACCGTGGCCGAGCCCACAAGGGgaacctcctcctcttccagcgAGAGCAGCCACTTGACTTCGTCTGAGTCCACCAcaggcacctcctcctctcccagagaAAGCAGCCCCACGTCCTCGGCCGAGACCACCACGGTCACCTCCTCCTCGCTCAGCGAGAGTAGCCCCATAACCTCGGCCGAGTCCACCACGGGCACCTCCTCCTCATCCAGCGAGACCAGCTCTATGACTTCGGCCGAGTCCACCacgggcacctcctcctctctcagcGAGAGCAGCCCCACGACCTCAGCTGAACCCACCACTGTCACCTTCCCATCTTCCAGAGAGAGCAGCCCCACAACTGTGGCCGAGCCCACAAGGGgaacctcctcctcttccagtgAGAGCAGCCACTTGACTTCATCTGAGTCCACCacgggcacctcctcctctcccagagaAAGCAGCCCCACGTCCTCGGCCGAGCCCAACACTatcacctcttcctctcccagcAAGAGCAGCCCCATGACCTCGGCCGAGACCACCACGGTCACCTCCTCTTCGGCCAGCGAGAGCAGCCCCATAACCTCGGCCGAGTCCACCACGGGCCCCTCCTCCTCGCCCACCGAGAGCAGCCCCATAACCTCGGCCGAGTCCACCacgggcacctcctcctctcccagcgagagcagccccaCGACCTCAGCTGAACCCACCACTGGCACCTTCTCATCTTCCAGAGAGAGCAGCCCCACAACTGTGGCCGAGCCGACAACGggaacctcctcctctcccagcgagAGCAGCCACTTTACTTCGTCTGAGTCCACCACGGGCACCACCTTCTCTCCCAGAAAAAGCAGCCCCACGGCCTCGGCCGAGCCCAACACtatcacctcctcctctcccagcgagagcagccccaTGACCTCGGCCGTGTCCACCACGGGCACCTCCTCTTCAcccagcgagagcagccccaCGACCTCGGCCGAGTCCAGCACGGGTACCTCCTCCTCAcccagcgagagcagccccaCGACCTCAGCTGAGACCACCACGGGCACCCCCTCCGCGCCCAGCGAAAGCAGCCCCTCGACCTCAATTGAACCCACCACTGGCACCTTCTCATCTTCCAGAGAGAGCAGCCCCACAACTGTGGCCAAGCCCACAACGGGAACCTCCTCCTCACCCAGTGAGAACAGCCCCATGACCTCGGCCGAGTCCACCACGGGCACCTCCTCCTCGCTCAGCGAGAGTAGCCCCATGACCTCGGCCGAGTCCACCacgggcacctcctcctctctcagcGAGAGCAGCCCCACGACCTCAGGTGAACCCACCACTGTCACCTTCCCATCTTTCAGAGAGAGTAGCCCCACAACCGTGGCCGAGCCCACAAGGGgaacctcctcctcttccagcgAGAGCAGCCACTTGACTTCGTCTGAGTCCACCAcaggcacctcctcctctcccagagaAAGCAGCCCCACGTCCTCGGCCGAGCCCAACACTatcacctcttcctctcccagcAAGAGCAGCCCCATGACCTCGGCCGAGACCACCACGGTCACCTCCTCCTCGCTCAGCGAGAGTAGCCCCATAACCTCGGCCGAGTCCACCACGGGCACCTCCTCCTCATCCAGCGAGACCAGCTCTATGACTTCGGCCGAGTCCACCacgggcacctcctcctctctcagcGAGAGCAGCCCCACGACCTCAGCTGAACCCACCACTGTCACCTTCCCATCTTCCAGAGAGAGCAGCCCCACAACTGTGGCCGAGCCCACAAGGGgaacctcctcctcttccagcgAGAGCAGCCACTTGACTTCATCTGAGTCCACCacgggcacctcctcctctcccagagaAAGCAGCCCCACGTCCTCGGCCGAGCCCAACACtatcacctcctcctctcccagcaagAGCAGCCCCATGACCTCGGCCGAGACCACCACGGTCACCTCCTCTTCGGCCAGCGAGAGCAGCCCCATAACCTCGGCCGAGTCCACCACGGGCCCCTCCTCCTCGCCCACCGAGAGCAGCCCCATAACCTCGGCCGAGTCCACCacgggcacctcctcctctcccagcgagagcagccccaCGACCTCAGCTGAACCCACCACTGGCACCTTCTCATCTTCCAGAGAGAGCAGCCCCACAACTGTGGCCGAGCCGACAACGggaacctcctcctctcccagcgagAGCAGCCACTTTACTTCGTCTGAGTCCACCACGGGCACCACCTTCTCTCCCAGAAAAAGCAGCCCCACGGCCTCGGCCGAGCCCAACACtatcacctcctcctctcccagcgagagcagccccaTGACCTCGGCCGTGTCCACCACGGGCACCTCCTCTTCAcccagcgagagcagccccaCGACCTCGGCCGAGTCCAACACGGGTACCTCCTCCTCAcccagcgagagcagccccaCGACCTCAGCTGAGACCACCACGGGCACCCCCTCCGCGCCCAGCGAAAGCAGCCCCTCGACCTCAATTGAATCCACCACTGGCACCTTCTCATCTTCCAGAGAGAGCAGCCCCACAACTGTGGCCAAGCCCACAACGGGAACCTCCTCCTCACCCAGTGAGAACAGCCCCATGACCTCGGCCGAGTCCACCACGGGCACCTCCTCCTCACCCAGCGAGGCCAGCTCTGTGACTTCGGCCGTGTCCACCACgggcacctcctcctcgcccAGCGAGAGTAGCCCCGTAACTTCGGCCGCCTTCCCGActgtcacctcctcctctcccagcgagagcagccccaCGACCTCAGCTGAACCCACCACTGGCACCTTCTCATCTTCCAGAGAGAGCAGCCCCACAACTGTGGCCGAGCCGACAACGggaacctcctcctctcccagcgacAGCAGCCACTTGACTTCGTCTGAGTCCATCTTTGTCACCACCTCCTCTCCCAGAGAAAGCAGCCCCACGGCCTCGGCCAAGCCCAACACtatcacctcctcctctcccagcgagagcagccccaCTGCCTTGGCCGAGCCCAACACTTTCACCGCCTCCTCGcccagcgagagcagccccaCGACCTCGGCAGTGTCCACCacgggcacctcctcctctcccaatgTGAGCAGCCCCACGACCTCAGCTGAGACCACCACGAACACCTCCTCCTCGCCCACCGAGAGCAGCCCCATAACCTCGGCCGAGTCCACCACGGGTACCACCTCCTCTCCCCGCGAGAGCAGCCCCAGGACCTCAGCTGAGTCCACCacgggcacctcctcctctcccagcgagAGCAGCCACTTGACTTCATCTGAGTCCACCatgggcacctcctcctctcccaggaaAAGCAGTCCAACGGCCTCGGCCGAGCCCAACACtatcacctcctcctctcccagcgagagcagccccaTGACCTCGGCCGTGTCCACCACGGGCACCTCCTCTTCGcccagcgagagcagccccaCGACCTCGGCCGAGTCCACCATgggcacctcctcctcgcccagcgagagcagccccaTGACCTTGGCTGAGACCACCACGGACACCTCCTTTTCACCCAGCGAGAGCATCTCCACGACCTCGGCTGAACCCGCCACgggcacctcctcctcgcccAAGGAGAGCAGCAGTACGACCTCGTCCGAGAGGTCCACGAGAATCTCCTCTTCTTCCAACAAGAGCACCTCCACGACTCCTGCTGAGTCCACCAcgggctcctcctcctcttccagtgAGAGCAGCCACACGACCATGGCTGAGACCACCATGGGCACCTCCTCTCCCAGCAAGACTAGCCACTTGACTTCGGCAGAGTCGACCATTGTGACCTCCTCTCCCAACGAGAGCAGCCACATTACCTCGGCCAAGATCTCCACGGGCACCTCCTCTTCTCTCAGTGAGAGCATCTCCATGACCTCAGCTCAACCTGCCACGGGCACCTCCACCTTGCCCAAGGAGAGCAGCGATATGACCATAGCTGAGACCAGAACAGGAACCACCTCCTCTCCCAGCGAGAGTATCTCAGCCACCTCGGCCGAGCCCACAACGGGCACCAGCTCCGCTGCCAGCAAGAGAAGCCACACGACCTCGACCGAGCCTAACACTGGTACCGCCTCCTCTGCCAGTGAGAGCAGCCACACAACCGTAGCTGAGACTACAATGGGCACTTTCTCCTCTCCCAGCAAGAGCAGCCCCACGACCTCAGCCGAGTCTACCactggcacctcctcctctcccagcgagAGCATCTCCACGACCTCGGCTCAACCCGCCACgggcacctcctcctctgccAGCGAGAGCAGCCCCACAACTGTGGCCGAGATGACAACGGGAACCTTCTCCTCTCCCAGCGAGAGCAGCCACTTGACTTCGTCCGAGTCCACCTTTGTCACCACATCCTCTCCCAGAAAAAGCAGCGCCACAGCCTCGGCCAAGCCCAACACTAGCACCTCTTCCTCTCACAGCGAGAGCAGCCCCACGACCTCGGCCAGGAGCTCCATGGGCACCTCCGCTTCTCACAGTGAGAGCATCTCCCCCACTTTGGCTGAGCACACAACGGGCATCTCGTCCTCTCCCAGCGAGAGTATCTCAGTGACCTCGACCGAGCCCATAACGGGCACCAGCTCCGCTGCCAGCAAGACAAGCCACACGACCTCGGCTGAGCCCAACACTGGCACCTCCTTTTCTCCCAGTGAGAGCAGCCACACAACCATAGCTGAGACCACAACTAGCACCTCCTCTTCTCACAGTGAGAGGAGCCATACAACCATGGCTGAGACTACAATGGGCACTTTCTCCTCTCCCAGCAAGAGCAGCCCCATGACCTCGGCCAAGTCTGCCactggcacctcctcctctcccagcgaaAGCATCTCCACGACCTCGGCTCAACCCGCCACgggcacctcctcctcgcccAAGGAGAGCAGCAGTACGACCTCGTCCGAGAGGTCCACGAGAATCTCCTCTTCTTCCAACAAGAGCACCTCCACGACTCCTGCTGAGTCCACCAcgggctcctcctcctcttccagtgAGAGCAGCCACACGACCATGGCTGAGACCACCATGGGCACCTCCTCTCCCAGCAAGACTAGCCACTTGACTTCGGCAGAGTCGACCATTGTGACCTCCTCTCCCAACGAGAGCAGCCACATTACCTCGGCCAAGATCTCCACGGGCACCTCCTCTTCTCTCAGTGAGAGCATCTCCATGACCTCAGCTCAACCTGCCACGGGCACCTCCACCTTGCCCAAGGAGAGCAGCGATATGACCATAGCTGAGACCAGAACAGGAACCACCTCCTCTCCCAGCGAGAGTATCTCAGCCACCTCGGCCGAGCCCACAACGGGCACCAGCTCCGCTGCCAGCAAGAGAAGCCACACGACCTCGACCGAGCCTAACACTAGTACCGCCTCCTCTGCCAGTGAGAGCAGCCACACAACCGTAGCTGAGACTACAATGGGCACTTTCTCCTCTCCCAGCAAGAGCAGCCCCACGACCTCAGCCGAGTCTACCactggcacctcctcctctcccagcgagAGCATCTCCACGACCTCGGCTCAACCCGCCACgggcacctcctcctctgccAGCGAGAGCAGCCCCACAACTGTGGCCGAGATGACAACGGGAACCTTCTCCTCTTCCAGCGAGAGCAGCCACTTGACTTCGTCCGAGTCCACCTTTGTCACCACATCCTCTCCCAGAAAAAGCAGCCCCATGGCCTCGGCCGAGCCCAACACTAGCACCTCTTCCTCTCACAGCGAGAGCAGCCCCACGACCTCGGCCAGGAGCTCCATGGGCACCTCCGCTTCTCACAGTGAGAGCATCTCCCCCACTTTGGCTGAGCCCACAACGGGCATCTCGTCCTCTCCCAGCGAGAGTATCTCAGTGACCTCGACCGAGCCCATAACGGGCACCAGCTCCGCTGCCAGCAAGACAAGCCACACGACCTCAGCTGAGCCCAACACTGGTACCTCCTCTTCTCCCAGTGAGAGCAGCCACACAACCATAGCTGAGACCACAACTAGCACCTCCTCTTCTCCCAGTGAGAGCAGCCACACAACCATAGCTGAGACCACAACTAGCACCTCCTTTTCTCACAGTGAGAGGAGCCATACAACCATGGCTGAGAGTACAATGGGCACTTTCTCCTCTCCCAGCAAGAGCAGCCCCATGACCTCGGCCAAGTCTGCCactggcacctcctcctctcccagcaagAGCATCTCCACGACCTCGGCTCAACCTGCCACGGGCACCTCCTCCTTGCCCAAGGAGAGCAGCGATACGACCTCAGCCGAGTCCACAACAGGAAGCTCCTTCTCTCCCAGCGAGAGTATATCAGCAACCTCGGCCGAGTCCACAACGGACATCACCTCCGCTGCCAGCAAGACAAGCCACACGACCTCGGCCAGTAGCTCCACGGGcatctcctcctctctcagcGAGAGCATCCACACAACCAGTGCTGAGACCACAACAGGAACCACCTCCTCTCCCAGCGAGAGTATCTCAGTGACCTCGGCCGAGCCCACAACGGGCACCACCTCCGCTGCCAGCGAGAGCAACCCCACCACCTCGGCCGAGCCCAACACTGgcgcctcctcctctcccagcaagAGCAGCCACACGACCTTAGCTGAGACTACAACTGGTACCACCTCCTCTCCCAGCAAGAGCAGCCACACGACCTTAGCTGAGACTACAACTGGTACCACCTCCTCTCCCAGCAAGAGCATCTCCACGACCGTGGCTGAGTCCAGCACTGGCACCTCCATCTCTCACAGCGAGATCAGTCACAGGACCTCGGCCAAGACCACCATGGTCACCTCTTCCTCTGCCATGGAGAGCAGCCATACAACCTCGGTTGTACCCACCATGGGGACCTCCTCTTCGCCCAACTTGAAGAGCCACACGACCTCTGCCGTGTCAACTactggcacctcctcctctcccagcgagAGCAGCCACATGACCTTGACTGAGACCACAATGggaacctcctcctctcccagcgagAGCATCTCTGTGACCTCATCTGAGTCTACCACTGGCACCTCCTCCTCTACCCGCGAGAGTAGACCCATGACCTCGGACAAACTCACCACGGGCACCTCCTCGTCTCCTAGCGAGAGCAGCCCCATGACCTCGTCTGAGACCACCgtgggcacctcctcctctcccagcgagagcagccccaTGACCTCGGCCGAGTCCACCACGGGCACCTCCTCATTGcccagcgagagcagccccaTGACCTCGGCCGAGACCACCACGGgtacctcctcctctcccagcgagagcagccccaCGACCTTGGCTGAGACCACCACTGGCACCTTCTCATCTTCCAGAGAGAGCAGCCCCACAACTGTGGCCGAGCCCACAACGgtaacctcctcctctcccagcgagAGCAGCCATTTGACTTCCTCTGAGTCCACCacgggcacctcctcctctcccagaaaAAGCAGCCCCATGTCCTCGGCCGAGCCCAACTCTatcacctcttcctctcccagcGAGAACAGCCCCATGACCTCGGCTGAGACCACCACGGACACGTCCTCCTCACCCAGCGACAGCAGACCCATGACCTCGGCCAAACCCACCACGGGCACTTCCTTGTTACCCCAGGAAAGCAGCCTCACGACCGTGGCCGAGTCTACCCCTGGCACCTTCTCCTCTCCTAGAGACAGCAGACACACAACCTCTGCTGCACCCACCACAGctacctcctcctctcccagtgaGAGCATCCCTACAACCTGGGCCGAGTCCTCCACTGGTacttcctcctctcccagccagatCAGCCACACGACCTTGGCTGAGTCCAGCACTGGCATCTCCTCCTCTACCGGTGAGAGAAGCTCCGCGACCTCGGCTGAGGCCACCAcaggcacctcctcctctctcctcactTTTAGTGAATATACAAGCAGTGAGACTCCCATGGCAACCTCTCTTCCAGTCCTGAGCACAGCTGAAATTTCCACAAGGGAGGAAAGTCTGACGACTGCTTCCCAGTCTCCTCTGACAGCATCGTCCAGTGAGAGTCCCATAAGGACGACTGTCACACAGCCAGTGGCCTCTGAATTCACCACCAATGAGACAACCATGACATTGGTTCCTCCCCATCCAACTGGGACTGAATTCACAAGTACGGAGACTACCATGGCAAACTCTCCTTCTCTTCCAATGACAGAGACATCCACACCCAATGCCATAACATCTGCAGTGCACACCACAATGGAAACAAGCAACAGTGAGACAACCTcagccacatcctcctcaccGCCAACGGTGACCAGCTCTTCCCCCCACAGCACCTTCTTGACTTCTGTCTCTCTCACAACCCTTTCTGAAACCACCAACGATGAAACGACTCTGGCAACAACAGTTTCTGCTCCAGCTTCAACAGAATTTACCAACCGTGAAACAACATTTTCAACAACGCTCTCTGCGTCCGCTCCATCTGCAACATCCACTAGCGAGACAGCCTCAACAACAGCTACTCGCTCTCCAGTTGTAACAACATCTTCTGCTGAGAGTACTAGAACGACAAACGTGTCACACACAACACTTCCTGAATTCATTACCAGTGCCAGACCCCTGACGACAAGTCCTCCACATCTGACTTTTACAGAATTCACAGGCAGTGAGACTACCATGGCAACTAGTCTTCCTGTACAAACTACAGCAAAATCTACCCATGCTGAGACCACAATATCAACAACTCTCTCTGTACCTGTTACACGTGAAATCTCCACACTTGAGACAAACTCTACAACGGCCACCTCCCAACCAGCTCTGAGCACCCCTTTCACTCAGAGCCCTTCAGCGACGTCTCTTGCCCACTCAACTGTGTCAGAGTCCACCAGAAAGGAGACAACTTTGGCAAGAAGCACTGGAAAGACAACTGAGCACTATTCAACCATGTCTGAAGTCCCCACTAATGAAACAACACTCACAACAAGGCTTTCCCAGCCAACAGCTACTGAATTCACAAGGTCTTCCACGCTCTCTGTGACAGCTACAGCAGAAAGCCCCACCAGTGTGACAAACTTCACAACAGTCACATCCCAGCCAACTGTAGTGACATCTTCCACGGAGAGTACCACAATGACATCTGTATCCCATACAACCGTGCCTGAATTCCCCATCAGTGAGAGAACCAAGGCAACTAGTCCTTCCACTATTAGGACTGAATTTCCAAATAATGGGACCACCGTAGCCTCAACTCCGTATGTCCCAAGAACAGAACTCACTCACAACCAAACGACAGTGGCAACAACTCTTTCTGTGTCTGCTACAAGCGAAATCTCCACCAGTGCGACAAGCTTGACAACAGCCTCCTCTCAGCCCATTGTGTCAACGTCTTCCATCGAGAGTAGCACAATGACGTCTGTGTCCCATACAACCTTACCTGAATTCACCAGCAATAAGACAACCGTGACGTTGGCCCCTCTCCATCCAACTCGTACTGAATTCACTAATACGGAAAGTAGAGGAGTAACAACTCTTTCTGTCCCTAACACAGGGGAATTCAGCAGCCGACAGACAACTTTCACAACAGTCTCTCCTCAGCCGACTGTGACCACATCTTCCACCAAGTCTACCGTGAAGACAAAAGCGACAACCATATCTTCATCCACCGCCAACGAGACCACCCTGGTGCCAACATTTTCCTACTCAAGTCCTCCGGCATCCACCCACAATGAGACACTGCCAGTGACAACCCGTTTTGTTCCAAGTCCAACCAAATCCACCACCCATGAGAAAACCTTGGTGACGACTGTTTCTTTGCCTACCACCGCAAGGTCCACCTCCGGCGTCTCTAGCACAGTGATGACTTCAGAGCCAGCCACAAGTCGAGTGTCTTCTACACGGTC is a genomic window of Mauremys reevesii isolate NIE-2019 linkage group 14, ASM1616193v1, whole genome shotgun sequence containing:
- the LOC120381535 gene encoding mucin-19-like, which translates into the protein MGTSSSPNVSSPTTLAESTTGPSSSPSESSPTTSAEPTTGTSSSPTESSPTTSAESTTGPSSSPSESSPTTSAEPTTGTFSSSRESSPTTVAKPTTGTSSSPSESSHLTLSESTTGTFSSPRKSSPTSSAEPNTITSSSPSESSPMTSAVSNTGTSSSPSESSPTTSAETTTGTPSTPSESSPITSAMSTTGTSSAPSESSSTTSADSTTNTSSSRTESSPMISSETTTGTSSSPSESSPTTSAEPTTGTFSSSRESSPTTVAEPTTGTSSSPSNSSHLTSSESILVTTSSPRKSSPTASAESNTRTSSSPSESSPMTSAESTTGTSSSPSESSPKTSAESTTGTSSSPSESSPTTSAEPSTGTFSSSSESSPTTVAKPTTGTSSSSSESSPTTVAEPTTGTSSSPSDSSQLTSSESIFVTTSSSRKSSPTASAESNTITSSSPNVSSPTTSAETTTGTSSAPSESSPMTSGDSTTGTSSLPTESSPITSAESTMGTSSSPRESSPTTSAEPTTGTFSSSRESSSTTVAEPTRGTSSSSSESSHFTSSESTTVTSSSPRKSSPTASAEPNTITSSSPSENSPMTSAETTMDTSSSPSESSPMTSAETTTVTSSSPSENSPMTSAETTTGTSSSPSESSPMTSAETTTGTSSSPSESSPTTSAETTTSTPSALSENSPMTSAESTTGTSSSPSESSPTTSAETTTSTPSALSESRPMTSAESTTGTSSLPSESSPTTSGEPTTGTFSSSRESSPTTVAEPTMGTSSSPRESSPMTSAESTMGPSSSPSESSPTTSAEPTTGTSSSPSESSPTTSAEPTTGTFSSSRESSPTTVAEPTRGTSSSSSESSHFTSSESTTVTSSSPRKSSPMSSAEPNTITSSSPSENSPMTSAETTMGTSSSPSENSPMTSAETTTGTSSSPSESSPMTSAETTTGTYSSPSESSPTTSAETTTSTPSALSESSPITSAESTTGTSSSPSESSPMTSAESTTGTSSLPSESSPMTSAETTTGTSSSPSESSPTTSGEPTTGTFSSSRESSPTTVAKPTTGTSFSPSERSPMTSAESTTGTSSSPSESSPMTSAVSTTGPSSSPSESSPVTSAAFPTVTSSSPSESSPTTSAETTTGTFSSSRESSPTTVAEPTTGTSSSPSESSHLTSSESIFVTTSSPRESSPTASAKPNTFTASSPSESSPTTSAESTTGPSSSPNVSSPTTSAETPTGTPTSHSENSPTTSAETTTGTSSLPSESSPMNSAETTTSTPSAHSESSPITSAESTTGTSSSPSESSPMTSAESTTGTSSSPSESSPTTSAEPTTGTFSSSRESSPTTVAKPTTGTSSSPSESSHLTLSESIFVTTSSPRESSPMVSAEPNTITSSSPSENSPMTSVESTTGTSSSPSESSPTTSAETTTSTSSLPSESSPMTSAETTTGTSSSPSESSPTTSGEPTTGTFSSSRQSSPTTVAKPTTGTSSSPSESSHLTLSESTTGTSSSPRKSSPTASAEPNTITSSSPSENSPMTSAETTMDTSSSPSESSPTTSAETTTGTPSSPSESNPTTSAETTTGTFSSSRESSPTTVAKPTTGTSSSPSEASSVTSAVSTTGTSPSPSESSPVSSAAFPTGTSSSPSESSPTTSAETTTGTFSSSSESSPTTVAEPTTGTSSSPSDSSHLTSSESIFVTTSSPRESSPTASAKPNTITSSSPSESSPTASAEPNTFTASSPSESSPTTSAVSTTGTSSSPTESSPITSAESTTGTTSSPRESSPRTSAESTTGTFSSPSKSSPTTSADTTTGTSSSPSENSPVTSAESTTGTSSSLSESSPMTSAESTTGTSSSLSESSPTTSGEPTTVTFPSFRESSPTTVAEPTRGTSSSSSESSHLTSSESTTGTSSSPRESSPTSSAETTTVTSSSLSESSPITSAESTTGTSSSSSETSSMTSAESTTGTSSSLSESSPTTSAEPTTVTFPSSRESSPTTVAEPTRGTSSSSSESSHLTSSESTTGTSSSPRESSPTSSAEPNTITSSSPSKSSPMTSAETTTVTSSSASESSPITSAESTTGPSSSPTESSPITSAESTTGTSSSPSESSPTTSAEPTTGTFSSSRESSPTTVAEPTTGTSSSPSESSHFTSSESTTGTTFSPRKSSPTASAEPNTITSSSPSESSPMTSAVSTTGTSSSPSESSPTTSAESSTGTSSSPSESSPTTSAETTTGTPSAPSESSPSTSIEPTTGTFSSSRESSPTTVAKPTTGTSSSPSENSPMTSAESTTGTSSSLSESSPMTSAESTTGTSSSLSESSPTTSGEPTTVTFPSFRESSPTTVAEPTRGTSSSSSESSHLTSSESTTGTSSSPRESSPTSSAEPNTITSSSPSKSSPMTSAETTTVTSSSLSESSPITSAESTTGTSSSSSETSSMTSAESTTGTSSSLSESSPTTSAEPTTVTFPSSRESSPTTVAEPTRGTSSSSSESSHLTSSESTTGTSSSPRESSPTSSAEPNTITSSSPSKSSPMTSAETTTVTSSSASESSPITSAESTTGPSSSPTESSPITSAESTTGTSSSPSESSPTTSAEPTTGTFSSSRESSPTTVAEPTTGTSSSPSESSHFTSSESTTGTTFSPRKSSPTASAEPNTITSSSPSESSPMTSAVSTTGTSSSPSESSPTTSAESNTGTSSSPSESSPTTSAETTTGTPSAPSESSPSTSIESTTGTFSSSRESSPTTVAKPTTGTSSSPSENSPMTSAESTTGTSSSPSEASSVTSAVSTTGTSSSPSESSPVTSAAFPTVTSSSPSESSPTTSAEPTTGTFSSSRESSPTTVAEPTTGTSSSPSDSSHLTSSESIFVTTSSPRESSPTASAKPNTITSSSPSESSPTALAEPNTFTASSPSESSPTTSAVSTTGTSSSPNVSSPTTSAETTTNTSSSPTESSPITSAESTTGTTSSPRESSPRTSAESTTGTSSSPSESSHLTSSESTMGTSSSPRKSSPTASAEPNTITSSSPSESSPMTSAVSTTGTSSSPSESSPTTSAESTMGTSSSPSESSPMTLAETTTDTSFSPSESISTTSAEPATGTSSSPKESSSTTSSERSTRISSSSNKSTSTTPAESTTGSSSSSSESSHTTMAETTMGTSSPSKTSHLTSAESTIVTSSPNESSHITSAKISTGTSSSLSESISMTSAQPATGTSTLPKESSDMTIAETRTGTTSSPSESISATSAEPTTGTSSAASKRSHTTSTEPNTGTASSASESSHTTVAETTMGTFSSPSKSSPTTSAESTTGTSSSPSESISTTSAQPATGTSSSASESSPTTVAEMTTGTFSSPSESSHLTSSESTFVTTSSPRKSSATASAKPNTSTSSSHSESSPTTSARSSMGTSASHSESISPTLAEHTTGISSSPSESISVTSTEPITGTSSAASKTSHTTSAEPNTGTSFSPSESSHTTIAETTTSTSSSHSERSHTTMAETTMGTFSSPSKSSPMTSAKSATGTSSSPSESISTTSAQPATGTSSSPKESSSTTSSERSTRISSSSNKSTSTTPAESTTGSSSSSSESSHTTMAETTMGTSSPSKTSHLTSAESTIVTSSPNESSHITSAKISTGTSSSLSESISMTSAQPATGTSTLPKESSDMTIAETRTGTTSSPSESISATSAEPTTGTSSAASKRSHTTSTEPNTSTASSASESSHTTVAETTMGTFSSPSKSSPTTSAESTTGTSSSPSESISTTSAQPATGTSSSASESSPTTVAEMTTGTFSSSSESSHLTSSESTFVTTSSPRKSSPMASAEPNTSTSSSHSESSPTTSARSSMGTSASHSESISPTLAEPTTGISSSPSESISVTSTEPITGTSSAASKTSHTTSAEPNTGTSSSPSESSHTTIAETTTSTSSSPSESSHTTIAETTTSTSFSHTRAAP